One Rhizoctonia solani chromosome 3, complete sequence genomic region harbors:
- a CDS encoding kelch repeat-containing protein 3, with translation MTAYWPCLAILAVLAIIEPTLGYTPEARWGQAATILGNTLYVHGGKVDPYNAYTYSSAPGTNDLLSLDLSSSFATSDPPWAYVSGSNAASTSQGPSVAFHSLTAFDERSMLLFGGDGGPPMPLPSGSDSAWLLNISGPNTPTWIKQPEAASSFGRVWIIGGEKSDGSNLPVDGNYVFQPSVPSFDLLSVNNAPPVLVGHSAVRLGANLMLVLGGYNPSGNTMMDMSTLWFVDTSLPVPVWTTSNASGDVPTPRREFACTVLGDGRVFLHGGADATLQTVYSDAAILDVSQPLCDGQPLAGSQVLIAFGYGVNGPSSSSLQIFESGDNSWGSTFVPVLSPTLLPSASSPAVTITPNPPTQTVPQVSTRSDGVIVTVSQPVSQPINTQIPITSGVSSHVSAPGPIPTRSQSSPPHSTRSHSSGTPSSTASPSPTENTDGPSSNLTKIAISAVIAVVVLVGLVLCGAYIALRRRRPIWRRGDGTARLISGESGPSGAHEGYGADEPKGVPVVNSSWQALQPPRRQWTLLGLGTRPQARARFDILHDEDIREFGDISASRTDVRRNGSVGSGRSTWGDIVNASASSLRVVSAALGIGQSPRQSSYSATPPTAHNTNLREKNVSDPFLDPYNRSSWTGPSAGPSISRPRTFRQESSSSLREIVYANPFEDSTNDPLLSRSEGDQDGLRSPPSREELVSAFRQQDLEDHGHYDDSIIPTSFGTYGLAALGRPHSSSDLGHSSGSVSSHNATILGNGSATVVGSTSSHDHHSISLLNATPSAPIRRSDSWWSRFSKGSVRGDRNVHHDGFSVVRRLSRSSDRPPKPDPYIDFRDPAPPPIRTMAPIRESRISPDASPAEPPLVRPPSVIIGSVGAHRRSSSSLVTVQTADSAALEQMGQLDIIQRVRTASTHHTQSASQDTNSDSIEETSSARPSRRPRLSIVPGSPSKTSAESRQETNTPTPSLSEDHGTIVTSPTEITSVGHSSPIKLTAPLQARPRQRNGTVAERVADYERRMSQANSPTTPRKSPVGGEPDSGRPRSRVRVEYGLVQRPELFIANPDDATSPSA, from the exons ATGACTGCATATTGGCCGTGTCTGGCGATTCTTGCTGTGTTGGCTATTATAGAACCAACATTGGGATACACGCCAGAAGCAAG ATGGGGCCAAGCGGCAACCATACTTGGAAATACTCTGTACGTTCACGGAGGCAAAGTGGACCCCTACAACGCGTATACCTATTCATCTGCACCGGGTACTAATGACCTGCTTTCCCTCGACTTGTCATCTTCGTTCGCGACGTCCGACCCACCATGGGCATATGTCAGCGGTTCCAACGCTGCTTCCACAAGTCAAGGGCCGTCCGTCGCTTTCCATTCCCTTACAGCCTTTGATGAGAGATCCATGCTCTTGTTTGGCGGAGACGGTGGCCCTCCCATGCCATTACCGTCCGGGTCTGACTCGGCATGGTTGCTCAATATATCGGGACCAAACACTCCGACTTGGATTAAACAGCCAGAAG CTGCGAGCTCTTTCGGTCGAGTCTGGATTATTGGCGGAGAAAAATCTGACGGCTCTAATTTACCTGTGGACGGGAACTACGTATTTCAGCCATCTGTGCCGTCTTTTGACCTACTCTCAGTCAACAATGCACCGCCTGTTCTTGTTGGACATTCCGCAGTAAGACTGGGTGCTAACCTTATGCTTGTTCTCGGAGGGTATAATCCCTCCGGTAATACTATGATGGACATGAGCACCTTGTGGTTTGTCGACACTAGTCTCCCAGTACCCGTTTGGACCACTTCTAATGCTTCGGGCGATGTACCAACTCCTCGCAGAGAATTTGCTTGTACGGTATTGGGTGATGGCAGGGTCTTTTTGCATGGTGGCGCCGATGCCACTTTGCAAACAGTATATTCGGATGCCGCCATCTTGGATGTCTCTCAACCCCTATGCGATGGTCAACCATTGGCGG GAAGCCAAGTGTTGATTGCATTCG GTTATGGGGTAAACGGTCCCTCATCTTCCTCGCTACAGATATTCGAAAGTGGAGATAATTCCTGGGGAAGTACATTTGTTCCTGTCTTATCTCCCACTCTACTCCCCTCAGCGTCAAGCCCTGCAGTAACCATCACTCCCAACCCGCCTACTCAAACTGTACCGCAAGTTTCTACTCGATCAGATGGGGTAATAGTGACTGTTTCTCAGCCAGTCTCTCAACCCATCAATACTCAGATTCCCATTACTTCTGGTGTATCATCACATGTTTCCGCACCCGGGCCCATTCCTACAAGGTCTCAATCGTCCCCCCCTCATTCTACGCGTAGTCATTCGTCTGGCACTCCATCGTCAACTgcctctccttcccccacTGAAAATACAGatgggccttcttccaaccTCACAAAGATTGCAATTAGTGCTGTGATTGCTGTTGTCGTTCTGGTTGGACTGGTTTTATgtggcgcatatattgcTCTTCGGAGGCGAAGGCCAATCTGGAGGCGCGGAGACGGAACGGCACGGTTAATTAGTGGAGAATCTGGCCCATCAGGTGCACATGAAGGATATGGGGCGGATGAGCCCAAGGGTGTACCGGTTGTGAACTCGAGTTGGCAGGCCTTGCAGCCCCCCCGAAGGCAATGGACACTTCTTGGTTTGGGCACTCGCCCACAAGCCCGGGCACGGTTTGACATTCTACATGACGAGGATATCAGAGAATTTGGAGATATTTCGGCTAGTCGGACGGATGTCCGCCGGAACGGGAGTGTGGGAAGTGGTAGGAGCACATGGGGAGATATTGTTAACGCAAGTGCTAGTAGCCTTCGCGTTGTCAGTGCGGCCCTCGGTATTGGACAATCTCCTCGCCAATCAAGCTATAGCGCCACACCACCTACGGCCCACAACACAAACTTAAGAGAAAAGAACGTTTCAGACCCGTTTCTCGACCCATACAATCGTAGCTCGTGGACAGGGCCCAGTGCGGGTCCCTCAATCTCACGTCCCCGTACCTTCCGACAGGAATCCTCATCTAGCTTACGAGAAATTGTGTATGCCAATCCTTTCGAGGACTCGACTAACGATCCACTTTTGTCGCGGAGTGAGGGTGATCAGGACGGCCTAAGGTCGCCTCCTTCTCGCGAAGAGCTTGTTAGTGCATTTCGTCAACAGGATCTCGAAGATCATGGCCATTACGATGATAGCATTATCCCTACATCCTTCGGGACATATGGTCTCGCTGCGCTTGGAAGGCCGCACTCAAGTTCCGACCTAGGCCATTCAAGCGGGTCAGTCTCATCCCATAATGCCACGATACTCGGGAATGGTTCCGCTACGGTCGTGGGCTCGACTTCCTCCCATGATCATCATTCGATAAGTTTACTTAATGCCACTCCCTCTGCACCAATTCGACGTAGCGATTCTTGGTGGTCTCGTTTCTCGAAAGGAAGTGTGCGAGGCGACCGCAATGTTCACCATGACGGCTTCAGCGTAGTTCGCAGATTGTCCCGAAGCTCAGACCGCCCACCCAAGCCGGATCCTTACATCGACTTCCGCGACCCAGCCCCGCCACCCATCCGCACAATGGCCCCTATCAGGGAGTCGCGTATTAGCCCGGACGCATCTCCCGCTGAACCTCCTCTTGTCCGACCACCTAGTGTTATTATTGGGTCTGTCGGAGCCCATCGACGTTCCTCATCTTCTCTGGTAACAGTACAAACAGCGGATAGCGCCGCCCTGGAGCAGATGGGCCAACTTGATATTATTCAGCGCGTTAGAACTGCGAGCACGCACCACACTCAGTCAGCTTCTCAAGACACTAATTCCGATTCGATCGAAGAGACGAGCTCAGCACGACCATCGCGGAGGCCGAGGCTAAGCATCGTGCCTGGTTCTCCATCAAAGACCAGTGCGGAGAGTCGCCAGGAAACCAATACACCTACCCCTTCTCTATCTGAGGACCATGGGACTATCGTAACATCGCCCACCGAAATCACGTCAGTTGGACACTCATCACCGATCAAGTTGACTGCACCACTTCAGGCTCGCCCCCGCCAAAGGAATGGCACTGTGGCAGAGCGGGTTGCAGATTATGAGCGACGTATGTCTCAGGCCAACAGTCCGACCACTCCTCGAAAATCCCCGGTTGGTGGAGAGCCAGACAGTGGGCGTCCCCGGAGTCGAGTTCGAGTTGAATACGGGCTCGTCCAGCGCCCGGAATTGTTTATTGCTAATCCAGATGATGCAACATCACCTTCCGCTTGA
- a CDS encoding SUR7/Pali family protein codes for MNPALLPFLLTLIAFVFLMLCTFTTPFNWNLYYLRADIAGGLHLGGWGWCIQGGTCTPKALGYEWNPQIIVWLTKMIVWYPIADFFVLFTLLALLPTLISKNARIYPSPIFSLLSMLAAFFSLLAFVFMIALFAVARNRFRRDGYDAEFGPMPWISLVATILLIIVAFMGGCGRMFRGNKSPYVTYPSSTVRQGEHY; via the exons ATGAATCCGGCGCTCCTGCCATTCCTACTCACCCTTATAGCATTTGTCTTTTT GATGCTATGTACTTTTACCACACCCTTCAACTGGAACTTGTATTATCTCCGAGCTGACATTGCTGGCGGCCTGCACTTGGGAGGGTGGGGATGGTGCATCCAGGGAGGAACCTGCACGCCAAAGGC CCTCGGGTACGAATGGAACCCCCAAATAATTGTTTGGCTCACCAAGATGATAGTTTGGTATCCTATTG CCGACTTCTTCGTACTCTTCACTCTCCTGGCTCTGCTCCCGACATTGATCTCCAAGAATGCCCGCATCTATCCCTCGCCCATATTCTCGCTCCTATCTATGCTCGCGGCATTCTTTTCCcttctggcctttgt TTTCATGATCGCGCTCTTTGCTGTAGCCCGCAATCGCTTCCGTCGTGATGGCTACGACGCCGAGTTCGGTCCCATGCCATGGATCAGTCTCGTTGCGACTATCCTGCTTATTATTGTCGCGTTCATGGGCGGCTGCGGGCG CATGTTCCGTGGAAATAAATCTCCCTATGTTACCTATCCTAGCAGCACGGTTCGCCAGGGCGAACACTATTGA
- a CDS encoding oxidoreductase family, NAD-binding rossmann fold protein: MTVGTTIYTAVVGCGVATQLFHVPLLLAQKQLFTLKTIVEKAGPKPIEAINKTYRTSIRWVNDIQNVINDEDIELVVIATPNHMHFSMAKACLEAGKHVLVDKPVTPTYAEAAELARIAQRCNRKLMTFQNRRLDGDFLTVKKLIEEKAIGETYEVESHYDRLRLQLNGTWKEGTQPGCGNTWNLAPHLIDQCMVLFGRPDSVMGLVQNVRQLGHSNLDDSFTIHLYYTNTPRPVTCILRGTLSAVTARPLRFIVRGDQGTYIKRGHDVQEGQMKKHMSPWGPEFGIEPKSQWGEIEVQNENGFEFDFLPTLKGEYNRIYPNVAGVLEGKEEPLVRWEESAAVVQILQLAFQSAEEGRTLPVPRA, translated from the exons ATGACCGTCGGAACCACTATTTACACTGCTGTCGTTGGGTGTGGTGTCGCCACCCAGCTATTCCACGTTCCTCTGCTCTTAGCTCAAAAGCAACTCTTTACTCTCAAGACCATCGTCGAGAAGGCTGGACCCAAGCCTATCGAAGCTATTAATAAGACTTACCGCACCAGTATCAGATGGGTGAATGATATCCAGAACGTGATCAACGATGAAGATATTGAGCTT GTTGTCATTGCGACCCCTAACCATATGCACTTCAGCATGGCCAAG GCTTGCCTCGAAGCTGGAAAACATG TATTGGTCGACAAGCCCGTAACGCCGACTTACGCGGAGGCCGCGGAGTTGGCCCGCATTGCCCAGCGATGCAATCGTAAATTGATGACCTTCCAGAATAGGAGATTGGATGGGGATTTCCTTACTGTCAAGAAGCTCATCGAAGAGAAAGCAATAGGCGAAACTTATGAGGTTGAGTCTCA TTACGACCGACTTCGCCTGCAATTAAATGGCACTTGGAAAGAAGGCACCCAACCAGGTTGTGGTAACACCTGGAATCTCGCACCCCATTTGATCGATCAATGCATGGTTTTGTTCGGACGCCCTGACAGTGTGATGGGGCTTGTACAAAATGTTCGCCAACTCGGCCATTCTAATCTTGACGATTCG TTCACGATTCATCTATACTATACTAATACACCCAGGCCGGTTACCTGCATACTGCGGGGAACCCTTTCTGCCGTTACCGCTAGGCCCCTACGATTCATTGTCAGGGGTGACCAGGGTACCTATATTAAGCGGGGCCACGACGTGCAGGAAGGGCAGATGAAAAAACATATGAGCCCATGGGGGCCTGAGTTTGGTATTGAACCCAAGTCCCAATGGGGTGAAATCGAGGTTCAAAATGAAAATGGGTTTGAATTCGACTT CCTTCCCACGTTGAAAGGGGAATACAACAGAATATACCCTAATGTTGCTGGAGTGTTAGAAGGAAAAGAGGAGCCGCTTGTTAGATGGGAGGAATCCGCTGCCGTCGTCCAGATCCTCCAGTTGGCATTTCAGAGTGCTGAAGAGGGTCGAACATTACCGGTTCCTCGCGCATAG